A portion of the Adhaeribacter radiodurans genome contains these proteins:
- a CDS encoding DEAD/DEAH box helicase, producing MREKEQIVKNQEKNKTPTTDYILEGTSITTITYKDIVKHSAPEVLATIGSSYEVYPTFLTLNHGAFTFSGRTEAIPEVKVVQYPETIWLSCPCAAPKISLCAHQAQVLQALTIRPELRAFFDVQLRREKIKPTARDYGLADAENLDEYFELEYSNKTLTVTPRQKELLPVNAETKAYLAEALLPAPKLLVPTQVAIKETARLIVILTEHKYYKHLYLELYQATTTQEGKIKNPLHAISPSDLIWLTESPEEVKFYSAITKFQKNYHTDPAESDWEALKALVRNPLGLSFYLHQPKKTAGGIEASTLVPVQLQNAPVNLELDVEVKDQFYQITGHLTIQEQKINLLKLFVKHEYFIQLKNNLYLVQSHDFIRIIQFFKKRHHKILIHESKFAEFRETILANLESKIRINYSYVKPATEKQVVDYGFDETREWLIYLSESEDFILITPVMRYGPLEIPIHSKKQIYATDARGNAFTLARDEEAESKLMAAVLQEHPFFYEQLHLDCFYLHRTRFLENGWFLDAFDNWQQQGITILGFKELKNNNLNPNKAKITILVTSGINWFDTAVDIRFGKQKVPLKYLHQSIRNKSKFVKLDDGSQGIIPEEWITRIASYFEAGEFVGEQIRTPKINFSGLTELYETEVLSQEVRTEIAYFHEQLAHFEAIPEVDVPFGLQATLRDYQKEGLKWLNFLDQFNFGGCLADDMGLGKTIQVLAFILLQREKSKFNTNMVVVPTSLLFNWQEEVNKFAPSLKILIVHGSNRVINLKELDQYEIVLTSYGTLLSDVRLLKEYNFNYIFLDESQNIKNPESQRYKAVRLLQSRNKVVLTGTPIENNTFDLYGQLSFACPGLLGNKRYFRDHYSTPIDKFKNSRRAAELQRKVSPFILRRTKEQVAQELPDKTEMIIYCQMGLEQRRVYEAAEREIRDYISAQDEGEIKKNSMHVLRGLTKLRQICNSPALLSTGDYNVNASAKIETLLEQIEGKAPHHKILVFSQFVSMLELIQKELITRNIPFTILTGQTRDRSGVVNSFQHNDNIRVFLISLKAGGTGLNLTRADYVYLVDPWWNPAVENQAIDRTYRIGQNKNVVAVRLICPDTVEGKIRTLQETKKELVQEVIKTDNTLLKSLTKQDLLGLFG from the coding sequence ATGCGGGAGAAAGAACAAATAGTAAAAAACCAGGAAAAAAATAAGACGCCAACAACCGATTATATCCTGGAAGGTACCAGCATAACCACCATTACTTATAAAGATATAGTAAAACACAGTGCCCCGGAAGTACTCGCCACCATTGGTTCCTCCTACGAAGTTTATCCCACGTTTCTAACTTTAAACCATGGGGCTTTTACTTTTTCGGGCAGAACCGAGGCAATTCCGGAGGTAAAAGTAGTACAGTACCCGGAAACTATTTGGCTGTCCTGCCCTTGTGCAGCACCTAAGATTAGTTTATGCGCCCACCAGGCCCAGGTGCTGCAAGCCTTAACTATCCGGCCGGAGTTGCGGGCGTTTTTTGATGTTCAACTGCGGCGCGAGAAAATAAAACCGACGGCACGCGATTACGGTTTGGCCGATGCCGAAAACTTAGATGAATATTTCGAACTGGAGTACTCCAATAAAACCCTTACGGTAACACCCCGGCAAAAAGAATTACTACCCGTAAATGCCGAAACAAAGGCTTATTTAGCAGAAGCATTATTGCCAGCCCCTAAATTGCTTGTACCCACTCAAGTAGCCATTAAAGAAACGGCGCGCCTGATTGTTATTTTAACCGAGCATAAATATTACAAGCATCTTTACCTAGAATTATACCAGGCAACTACCACCCAGGAAGGTAAAATTAAAAACCCTTTACATGCTATTTCTCCTTCTGATTTAATTTGGCTCACGGAAAGTCCAGAAGAAGTAAAGTTTTATTCGGCTATAACTAAGTTTCAAAAGAATTACCACACCGACCCGGCTGAGTCGGATTGGGAAGCCTTGAAAGCTTTGGTTAGAAACCCGTTGGGCTTAAGCTTTTACCTGCATCAACCCAAAAAAACTGCGGGCGGAATAGAAGCCTCTACTTTAGTGCCGGTGCAACTGCAAAATGCACCCGTAAACCTGGAATTGGATGTAGAAGTAAAAGATCAATTTTACCAGATTACCGGCCACCTTACCATTCAGGAACAAAAAATCAATTTACTCAAGCTATTCGTTAAACACGAGTATTTTATTCAATTAAAAAATAACCTGTACTTGGTTCAGAGTCATGATTTTATTCGGATTATTCAGTTCTTTAAAAAACGGCATCATAAAATCCTAATTCACGAGTCTAAATTTGCGGAGTTCCGGGAAACCATTCTGGCTAACCTGGAAAGTAAAATCCGGATAAATTATTCGTACGTGAAACCGGCCACCGAAAAACAAGTAGTAGACTACGGTTTCGATGAAACGCGCGAATGGCTGATTTACCTGAGCGAGTCGGAGGATTTTATTCTGATTACCCCCGTAATGCGCTACGGCCCTTTGGAAATTCCCATCCATTCTAAAAAGCAGATTTATGCTACGGATGCCCGGGGAAATGCTTTTACTTTGGCGCGCGACGAAGAAGCTGAAAGTAAGCTGATGGCCGCCGTTTTGCAAGAACATCCCTTCTTTTACGAGCAATTACACCTGGATTGTTTTTACCTGCACCGGACGCGCTTTCTGGAGAATGGCTGGTTTTTGGATGCTTTTGATAACTGGCAGCAACAGGGAATTACTATTTTGGGTTTTAAAGAACTTAAAAATAACAACTTAAACCCAAACAAGGCTAAAATAACGATTCTGGTTACGAGTGGAATAAATTGGTTCGATACGGCAGTTGATATCCGGTTTGGGAAACAGAAAGTGCCATTAAAGTACCTGCACCAATCTATCCGGAACAAAAGTAAATTCGTTAAACTCGACGATGGCAGCCAAGGCATTATTCCCGAAGAATGGATTACCCGGATTGCCTCGTATTTTGAAGCCGGCGAATTTGTGGGTGAACAAATACGTACGCCTAAAATCAACTTTTCAGGCCTTACCGAGTTGTACGAAACCGAAGTGCTAAGCCAGGAAGTACGCACCGAAATAGCGTATTTCCACGAGCAGTTAGCTCATTTTGAAGCCATCCCGGAGGTGGACGTACCTTTTGGTTTACAAGCCACTTTGCGCGATTACCAAAAAGAAGGCTTAAAATGGTTGAATTTCCTGGATCAATTTAACTTTGGGGGTTGCCTGGCCGATGATATGGGTTTAGGTAAAACCATTCAGGTATTGGCTTTTATTCTGTTGCAACGCGAAAAAAGTAAATTTAATACCAATATGGTGGTGGTACCTACGTCTTTATTGTTTAACTGGCAGGAAGAAGTAAATAAGTTTGCCCCTTCTTTAAAAATTTTAATTGTTCATGGCTCCAATCGGGTAATAAACCTAAAAGAACTGGATCAATACGAAATAGTACTTACTTCTTACGGTACCTTGTTGTCGGATGTCCGGTTGTTAAAAGAGTACAATTTTAATTACATTTTTCTCGACGAATCGCAGAATATTAAAAATCCCGAATCGCAACGTTATAAGGCAGTACGATTGCTGCAATCACGGAACAAAGTAGTACTCACGGGTACGCCCATCGAAAACAATACTTTCGATTTGTACGGCCAGCTTTCGTTTGCTTGCCCCGGTTTATTGGGAAATAAACGATATTTCCGGGATCATTATTCTACCCCGATTGATAAGTTTAAAAATAGCCGTCGGGCAGCTGAATTGCAGCGAAAGGTAAGTCCGTTTATTTTAAGGCGCACTAAAGAGCAGGTCGCCCAGGAACTGCCCGATAAAACTGAAATGATTATTTATTGCCAAATGGGTCTGGAGCAACGCCGCGTGTACGAAGCAGCCGAGAGGGAAATCCGGGATTATATTTCGGCGCAGGACGAGGGTGAAATTAAGAAGAACAGCATGCACGTGTTGCGCGGGCTTACTAAACTGCGTCAGATTTGCAATTCGCCGGCCTTGCTCTCTACAGGTGATTATAACGTTAATGCTTCCGCTAAAATTGAAACCTTATTAGAGCAAATCGAAGGCAAAGCCCCTCATCATAAAATTTTGGTATTTTCTCAATTTGTTTCCATGCTGGAATTAATTCAAAAAGAATTAATAACCCGCAATATACCTTTTACTATACTTACCGGCCAAACTAGGGATCGGTCGGGAGTAGTAAATTCGTTCCAGCACAATGATAACATCCGGGTATTTTTAATCAGTTTAAAAGCGGGTGGCACCGGCCTTAACTTAACCCGCGCCGATTACGTGTACCTGGTAGATCCGTGGTGGAACCCCGCCGTAGAAAACCAAGCAATCGACCGTACTTACCGCATCGGGCAAAACAAAAACGTAGTAGCCGTACGCTTAATTTGCCCCGACACCGTGGAGGGAAAAATCAGAACCCTACAAGAAACCAAAAAAGAATTGGTACAAGAAGTAATTAAAACCGATAATACCCTGCTAAAATCTTTGACTAAACAGGATTTGCTTGGATTGTTTGGTTGA
- a CDS encoding GMC oxidoreductase, giving the protein MATQTYDAIVIGSGVSGGWAAKELTEKGLKVLMLERGHNVVHVKDYVNATRTPWDNKYRGYMPQQAIMEAAIAAKDKSVYSPGKFSVSTEVEGAPYTQTKPFNWYRSYNVGGRSLMWGRQSYRFSEMDFEGNAKEGIAIDWPIRYKDLAPWYSYVEKFAGISGNKDNLPQLPDGEFMPPIKLNCVEQDISTKITAHFKGKRTMISGRTANLTQPLGDRNCLSRSKCALGCPYGGYFSTQSSTLPAAMKTGRLTLRPLSIVTRILYDRDKKKATGVEIIDAESNQTYQFKSKIVFVCASTLNSTWLLMNSATEVWPGGLGSSSDQLGYNLMDHHLGVRVSGEAEGFEDKYVYGRNPSGIYVPRFRNINGEKSEFLRGYGYQGSASRGNWTRNVAEYSIGADLMEAITEPGNWTFGMGAFGEMLPYRENKVTLNIKDVDKWGLPTLTIDCELKENERKMRLDMLEAGKEILEAAGLKNVNGNDPGYKPGGAIHEVGTARMGHDPKTSVLNKFNQIWDAKNVFVTDGSCFTSSACQNPSLTFMAITARAADFAVSELKKQNI; this is encoded by the coding sequence ATGGCTACACAAACTTATGATGCAATTGTAATTGGCTCCGGGGTGAGCGGTGGCTGGGCAGCAAAAGAGCTGACCGAAAAAGGTTTAAAAGTATTAATGTTGGAACGGGGCCACAATGTAGTGCACGTAAAAGATTACGTTAACGCTACCAGAACGCCCTGGGATAACAAGTACCGGGGCTATATGCCGCAACAAGCTATTATGGAGGCAGCTATTGCCGCCAAAGATAAATCGGTTTACTCGCCGGGTAAGTTTAGTGTTTCTACCGAGGTAGAAGGAGCGCCTTATACTCAAACCAAGCCATTTAACTGGTACCGGAGCTATAACGTGGGCGGCAGATCATTAATGTGGGGGCGGCAAAGTTACCGTTTCAGCGAAATGGATTTTGAAGGAAATGCGAAAGAAGGTATTGCCATTGACTGGCCCATCCGCTATAAAGATTTGGCCCCCTGGTACAGTTACGTCGAAAAGTTTGCCGGCATCAGCGGTAACAAAGATAATTTACCCCAACTACCCGACGGGGAATTTATGCCGCCTATTAAATTAAACTGCGTGGAGCAGGATATATCTACTAAAATAACGGCTCATTTTAAAGGTAAGCGCACCATGATTAGCGGCCGTACCGCCAACTTAACCCAACCCCTAGGCGACCGCAACTGTTTAAGCCGGAGTAAATGTGCCTTAGGTTGCCCTTACGGCGGTTATTTTAGCACCCAATCCTCTACCCTGCCTGCCGCTATGAAAACCGGTCGGTTAACCTTACGACCTTTATCCATAGTAACCCGCATTTTATATGACCGGGACAAAAAGAAAGCAACCGGGGTAGAAATTATAGATGCCGAAAGTAACCAAACTTACCAGTTTAAATCTAAAATTGTTTTTGTTTGCGCCTCTACCTTAAATTCCACCTGGTTGCTCATGAACTCGGCTACCGAGGTCTGGCCCGGTGGCTTAGGCAGCAGCAGCGACCAATTAGGTTATAATTTAATGGATCACCATTTAGGCGTTCGGGTAAGTGGTGAAGCGGAGGGCTTTGAGGATAAATATGTTTATGGCCGCAATCCATCGGGTATATACGTGCCGCGCTTCCGGAATATAAACGGCGAAAAAAGTGAATTTTTACGAGGGTACGGTTACCAAGGCTCGGCTAGTAGGGGCAATTGGACTCGTAATGTAGCCGAATATAGCATTGGCGCAGATTTAATGGAGGCAATTACTGAGCCAGGCAACTGGACTTTTGGCATGGGAGCTTTTGGGGAAATGCTACCCTACCGCGAAAATAAAGTTACGCTAAATATAAAAGATGTCGATAAATGGGGGCTGCCTACTTTAACCATTGATTGCGAGTTAAAAGAAAACGAAAGAAAAATGCGCCTGGACATGCTGGAAGCCGGCAAAGAAATACTGGAAGCCGCGGGTCTAAAAAATGTAAACGGCAATGACCCGGGCTACAAACCAGGTGGCGCTATTCACGAGGTAGGCACTGCCCGCATGGGTCACGATCCCAAAACATCAGTATTAAATAAATTTAACCAGATTTGGGATGCTAAAAATGTATTTGTAACGGATGGTTCTTGTTTTACTTCCTCGGCCTGCCAAAATCCTTCCCTTACTTTTATGGCCATTACGGCCCGGGCCGCCGACTTTGCGGTGAGTGAATTAAAAAAACAAAATATTTAA
- a CDS encoding cold-shock protein, whose translation MGRSQETFNKKENEKKKQKKRQDKEEKREERKANASKGQSLDSMIAYVDEFGNFSSTPPDPKSKKDIALEDIRIGVPKQEDIPVETTRQGVVSFFNESKGYGFIKDQQTQESIFVHQNGLVDAIKENNMVTFEVESTPKGLTAVNVKKAVK comes from the coding sequence ATGGGCAGATCACAGGAAACCTTTAATAAAAAAGAAAACGAAAAGAAAAAGCAAAAAAAACGGCAGGATAAAGAAGAAAAAAGAGAAGAGCGTAAAGCAAATGCCAGTAAAGGTCAAAGTTTAGATTCGATGATCGCTTACGTAGATGAATTTGGCAACTTCTCCTCTACTCCCCCTGATCCGAAATCAAAAAAAGATATTGCCCTCGAAGATATTCGGATTGGCGTACCCAAACAGGAAGACATACCTGTTGAAACTACCCGCCAAGGAGTTGTATCATTCTTTAACGAATCTAAAGGATACGGCTTTATTAAAGATCAGCAGACGCAGGAAAGTATTTTTGTGCACCAGAACGGTTTAGTTGATGCCATCAAAGAAAATAATATGGTAACCTTTGAAGTGGAATCTACTCCGAAAGGATTAACGGCAGTGAACGTTAAAAAGGCCGTTAAATAA
- a CDS encoding Sec-independent protein translocase subunit TatA/TatB — protein MATVFLFLGDVGGSELMVILLVVLVFFGAKRIPELARGLGKGIREFKDATNGIKNEIENTVEKDRKEQL, from the coding sequence ATGGCAACAGTATTTTTGTTTTTAGGAGACGTTGGTGGCTCTGAACTAATGGTTATTCTCCTGGTGGTATTAGTGTTTTTTGGAGCCAAACGTATTCCGGAACTCGCCCGGGGATTGGGTAAAGGTATTCGGGAGTTTAAAGATGCCACGAACGGAATTAAAAATGAAATAGAAAATACAGTCGAAAAAGATAGAAAGGAACAGCTTTAA
- a CDS encoding gluconate 2-dehydrogenase subunit 3 family protein, which produces MNRREALSKVALIVGGTVIGGEAFAAGLHLNQNAHPSSLFTPEDEKILHEIGGIILPAINGKPGANDANIGPFMAMMVSDCYREDQQKVFTAGLHRIKIDFKTAYGKNFLEGDTKSQLEYLKKLDAEQRANTLETKPGRREYLTVDGPPVHFFTMMRQLTILGFCTSEIGATKALRYVEAPGRYDGNVPYQKGQGAWAT; this is translated from the coding sequence ATGAACAGAAGAGAAGCCTTATCTAAAGTAGCCTTAATAGTAGGTGGCACCGTAATTGGCGGCGAGGCTTTTGCGGCGGGTTTACACCTAAACCAGAATGCCCACCCGAGCTCGTTATTTACCCCGGAAGACGAGAAAATACTACACGAAATCGGGGGTATTATTTTACCTGCTATTAATGGTAAGCCCGGCGCAAATGACGCCAACATTGGACCGTTTATGGCTATGATGGTTTCGGATTGCTATAGGGAGGACCAGCAAAAAGTATTTACCGCCGGACTCCATCGAATTAAAATTGATTTTAAAACAGCCTATGGCAAAAATTTTCTGGAGGGAGATACAAAATCTCAGCTCGAATATCTAAAAAAACTGGACGCGGAGCAGAGGGCAAATACCTTGGAAACAAAGCCTGGCCGAAGAGAGTATCTAACGGTAGATGGCCCGCCGGTTCACTTTTTTACCATGATGCGGCAGCTTACCATATTAGGATTTTGCACATCGGAGATTGGGGCCACCAAAGCTTTACGGTATGTTGAAGCCCCCGGACGTTATGATGGGAACGTACCCTACCAAAAAGGGCAAGGTGCCTGGGCTACTTAA